One genomic segment of Candidatus Fusobacterium pullicola includes these proteins:
- the kdpF gene encoding K(+)-transporting ATPase subunit F yields the protein MLILGIIVFLLFIYLIYALFNPDKF from the coding sequence ATGTTAATTTTAGGAATTATTGTATTTTTACTTTTTATTTATTTAATTTATGCACTATTCAATCCAGATAAATTTTAA
- the kdpA gene encoding potassium-transporting ATPase subunit A: MNLLSLILFLCAFIILIVPIGKYLSKLIAHEKTLGERLFTTIEVPIFKLLKCKNENMGLKSYIVSFLSVNFIMFIFTYIILYIQGDSLSLAFNTAISFITNTNLQHYSGEVLNSTISRLILINLMFTSAATGMVICMAVIRGIMGIKLGNFYEDLVKVVIRLLLPISLVVAILLVICGLPQTFDNQVIVRTLEGKYQAIALGPVAAWQAIKHLGNNGGGLFTANSAHPFENISIWSNYIEMLSMMVFPGATIIAFGIVAKNKKQGWYIFISVFILFILSFFMIYHFEKQGTPILKELGISGINMEGKEVRFGLFASTLFTNITTSFTTGSINNMHDSLTPLAGMFALGNMMLNCIFGGKGVGFINILMYMILGVFLCGLMVGRTPEFFGKKVEAKEIQIITFLILLHPLIILLPSAISLMVRYGYEGISTAGFHGITQVLYEYVSSAANNGSGFEGLKDNTSFWNIMTGIVILLGRYVNMVLMTIVGYSFYKKKVVPTTETSFRTDNIIFSLVLIFIILTIGALTFLPALALGPIAEHLSIWR; this comes from the coding sequence ATGAATTTATTAAGTTTAATACTTTTTTTATGTGCGTTCATTATTTTAATAGTTCCAATCGGAAAGTATCTATCTAAGCTAATAGCACATGAAAAAACATTAGGAGAAAGATTATTTACAACTATAGAGGTTCCAATTTTTAAATTATTAAAATGTAAAAATGAAAATATGGGACTGAAGAGCTATATTGTATCATTTTTAAGTGTTAATTTTATTATGTTTATCTTTACATATATAATTTTATATATACAAGGTGATTCTCTGTCTCTAGCTTTTAACACAGCAATAAGTTTTATAACAAATACAAATTTACAACACTATTCTGGCGAGGTCTTAAATAGTACTATTTCAAGATTGATATTGATAAACCTTATGTTTACCTCAGCAGCAACTGGGATGGTAATTTGTATGGCTGTAATAAGAGGAATTATGGGAATTAAGCTTGGTAACTTTTATGAGGATTTAGTGAAGGTGGTTATAAGATTATTACTTCCTATCTCATTAGTAGTGGCAATACTTTTAGTAATTTGTGGCTTACCTCAAACATTTGATAATCAAGTAATAGTAAGAACTTTAGAAGGAAAATATCAAGCCATAGCTTTAGGACCTGTAGCAGCATGGCAAGCAATAAAGCATTTAGGAAATAATGGAGGAGGATTATTCACAGCTAACTCTGCTCATCCATTTGAAAATATTTCAATATGGTCTAACTATATAGAGATGTTATCTATGATGGTATTTCCAGGGGCAACAATAATAGCTTTTGGAATTGTAGCTAAAAATAAAAAGCAAGGTTGGTATATTTTTATCTCTGTATTTATTTTATTTATATTATCATTCTTTATGATATATCATTTTGAAAAACAAGGAACACCAATTTTAAAAGAATTAGGGATATCAGGAATAAATATGGAGGGAAAAGAAGTAAGGTTTGGATTATTTGCTTCTACACTATTTACTAATATAACAACTTCATTTACAACAGGAAGCATAAATAATATGCATGATTCACTTACACCATTAGCCGGTATGTTTGCACTAGGAAATATGATGCTTAACTGTATTTTCGGTGGTAAGGGAGTTGGATTTATAAATATACTAATGTATATGATTTTAGGAGTATTTTTATGTGGACTAATGGTAGGAAGAACTCCAGAATTTTTTGGTAAAAAAGTTGAGGCTAAAGAGATTCAAATTATAACATTTTTAATACTATTACATCCATTAATTATATTATTACCAAGTGCGATATCATTGATGGTGAGATATGGATATGAGGGGATATCAACTGCAGGTTTTCACGGAATAACTCAGGTATTGTATGAATATGTATCAAGTGCAGCTAACAATGGTTCTGGATTTGAAGGGTTAAAAGATAATACTTCTTTTTGGAATATTATGACAGGAATAGTTATTCTCTTAGGAAGATATGTAAATATGGTATTAATGACAATCGTTGGATACTCTTTTTATAAGAAAAAAGTTGTACCTACAACTGAGACAAGTTTCAGAACAGATAATATAATATTTTCATTGGTGTTAATATTTATAATATTAACAATAGGTGCTCTTACATTTTTACCAGCTTTAGCATTAGGACCTATTGCAGAGCACTTAAGTATTTGGAGGTAA